Within the Borrelia miyamotoi genome, the region GAGAGCTTAAGGACTTTATAAATTTTTTATTTTTATAGTGCTGAATTTCAGGTATATGTTTCTGTTGACTTAGTGTCTGAATGTATATAAAATAAATTTACATGTAATTGGGATAGTTGGTGGTTGTAGCTCAGTTGGTAGAGCACCGGGTTGTGGTTCCGGCTGTCGCGGGTTCAAGCCCCGTCAATCACCTTTTACTTGTATCAAACTACACCCATAGCTCAAATGGATAGAGCGTTGGACTTCGAATCCGAAGGTTGCAGGTTCAAACCCTGCTGGGTGTAAAGTATTAGTTTTGTACTTGAAAAAGCTTTTTAAGTTTTGTATACTACCTAAAGTGTGCAGGAGTGGTGAAACTGGCAGACACGCTAGACTTAGGATCTAGTGCTTTTGGCTTGTGGGTTCGAGTCCCACCTTCTGCAAGAAATGCGAAAGTAACTCAGGGGTAGAGTATCACCTTGCCAAGGTGGAAGTCGCGGGTTCAAATCCCGTCTTTCGCTTAATTTTTAGCAATTATTAACATTAATATGTGTAAATTAGAGGAATAGTGTGATATTGAATAACAATGTAAGGTTAATTTCCGATTCTAAGGTTGAGACTGTTATTAGAGTTTCAAAAGAGTTTGTTAAAGATAAGTACAACGAGATCTTGCAAGACTATTCTTCTCGTCTTAAGGTCAAAGGTTTTCGAACAGGAAAGGTTCCTTCTAGTCTTATTGAAGGTAAATATTCTGATAATATCAAATCTCTTACTATAGAAAAAATTATTCATCAGTCTTTAGAGGAATTCTTTAAAAGTTCTATTTATAAACCATTGAGTTATGCTGCTCCTAAAATATTAGATGAAAGATTAGAGATAGATTTTGAGAAAGATTTTGAGTTTACTTTTGTTTATGAGGCTTATCCTGAATTTGAGATACCTGATATATCTGATGTTGAAGTGAAAATTCCAGAAGTTACTATCTCTGATTCTGATGTGGAAGAAGAGCTTAAGTTATTACAATTTGAAAATTCAATGATTGTTAATGATAGTGGTGATGTTAAGTTAGGTAATATTGTTAAGGTTGATTTTATTGAACTTGATGATTCTTTAAGTGAGATTTTAACAACTAAAAGGCAAGATTTTGTTTTTACTGTTGGAGAGTCTCATAATTATTATGGGATTGATAATGATATTCTTGGAATGAAGAAGGATGAAGAGAGAATAGTAGAGAAAAGTTATGATTCAGATTATAAATTTAGTGAGCTTGCTAATTCTTTTAAGAGATTAAAGGTCGTTATTAAGGATATAAAAAAGCGTGATATTCCTGAGCTTAATGATGATTTTGCAAAGGATATTAAGGATAGTTTTAATACATTAGTGGAACTTAAAGAGCATATAAGAGAGAATATGTTGAGGCTCGTTAAAGAAAAAAGTGAGTCTCTTAAACTGTCAAAATTATTATCTGATATTGTGAATAGGCTAAATATAGAAGTTCCACCTGCTATGTTTGAGGCTGAATTTAAGAAAACTTTAAGTGAATTTTCGAAGAAAAATAAGATTAATTTTGAGCAGTTAGATAATTTTTCTACAGGTTTTGAAGGTGTTGGTGATATTTTAAAGGATAATGTACTTAAACAGTTAAAATCTAAGTTGGTTTTTCAAAAGATGGTAGATAATGATTTAACGGAAATTACAGAGGTTGATTTGGAAAGTGAGCTTGTTAAGCAAGCTAAGGATGCAAAGATGGGATTTGCAGATATTAAAAAGTTTTATGAGGATAACAATTTGCTTGAAATTTTAAAAGATGAGATTAAGAGACAGAAAGTTAAAGATAAAATTTTAAAAAATGTTAAGGAAGTTAAACTTAAAAAAGTTAACTTTAAAGATTTTATTAATTATAAAACAGGTGAATAATGATAAGAGAATATATGTATAATTTAGTGCCTACTGTTGTAGAGCATACTGGAAATTATGAGCGCGTATTTGATATATATTCAAGATTGTTAAGAGATAGGATAATTTTTTTGAGTGGTGAGATTAATGATATGCGAGCAGACACAGTCATTGCTCAACTTCTTTTTTTAGAATCTGAAGATCCAAAGAAGGATATATATGTTTATATAAATTCTCCGGGGGGTAGTATTACTTCAGGGCTTGCAATTTATGATACTATGCAGTATATCAAATCAGATGTAAGAACGATTTGCATTGGTCAGGCTGCTTCAATGGCTGCATTCCTGCTTGCAGGAGGTACTATAGGGAAACGAGAATCATTATCGTATTCAAGAATAATGATTCATCAGCCTTGGGGTGGAATAGGCGGTCAGGCTAGTGATATTAATATACAGGCAAATGAAATTATAAGGCTTAAAAGATTAATAATAGATATTATGTCTGATAAGATGGGAGTTTCTAAGGAAAAATTATCTCTTGATATTGAGAGAGATTATTTTATGACTCCAAAAGATGCTCTTGATTATGGTATTATTGATAATATTTTGATAAGAAATTAGTTTTATTTAGGTGGACTTTATATGGCGAGAAGCAAAGGTCAGAAAATTGAAGGGTGTTCTTTTTGTGGGCGTACTAAGATTGAAGCTGAAGGGCGAATTATTTCTTCAAAGTCCGTTGCTATTTGTTTTGAATGCTCTAGAATATGTTATAATCTTTTTCAAGAAGAATCGGAACAGCCTAAAAGCAGTAAATCTTTAAAAAAACTTCCAACTCCTAAGCAACTTAAGAGTCATTTAGATAGATATATTATTGGACAGGAAGATGCGAAGAAGGTATTATCTGTTGCTGTTTATAATCATTATAAAAGGATATTTAGGAGCAATAAGAACGAGAGTGGAGTTGAGCTTGAGAAATCTAATATATTGATTGTGGGTCCCACTGGAAGTGGTAAGACTTTGCTTGCAAAAAAGTTGGCAGCTGAGATGAATGTTCCATTTACAATTGCGGATGCCACAACGCTTACTGAGGCTGGATATGTAGGAGAAGATGTTGAGAATATTTTGCTTAAGCTCATTCATGCTGCGCATGGAGATGTAAGTTTTGCAGAAAGAGGTATCATTTATATCGATGAAATAGATAAGATTGCAAAGAAAGGTGAAAATGTTTCAATTACAAGAGATGTTTCTGGAGAAGGTGTTCAGCAATCTTTATTGAAGATAATTGAAGGAACTATTGCAAATGTTCCACCAAGGGGTGGGAGAAAACATCCTTATGAAGATACTATTGAAATTAATACACATAATATATTATTCATATGTGGTGGGGCTTTTGTGGGGCTTGAAAATATTATTAAGAAAAGAATTAATAAAAGCTCTATTGGATTTTCATCTGCTGGTAGGAAAGATTCCAGGGAAGATAATGTTTTAAAATACTTAGAGATGGAAGATTTGGTTAAATTTGGACTCATTCCAGAGTTTGTTGGTAGGCTTCCTGTGCATTCTTATCTTGAAAAACTAGAAAAAGAAGATTTAATTAAAATATTAGTTGAACCTGAAAATTCTATTGTCAGACAATATTGTCATATGTTTAAGATGGATAATGTTGATCTGGTATTTGAGAAGGACGCACTTGAAGTAATCGCAGAAGAAGCTATGATTAAAAATACAGGTGCAAGAGGTTTGCGATCTATTTTAGAAGAATTACTTAAAGATGTTATGTTTGAAATACCTTCAACTAAGCAAATTAAAAAGGTTATTGTTACTAAAGAATCGGTTTTAAATAGCGATATTGAGCCCTTAATTTTGACAGGAAAGCATATTAATAAGCCTTGGGCAAAAGAGCTTTATGAAATCAATTGTAAATCTAATTAGTGCTAAAAAAGATGATCTTCCAGTTATTTTTTTAAATAAAGATGTTTTTTTCCCCAATGTGACTTTGTGGGCTACCTTTGATGATATTGATTCAATTAATGCAGTCTATCAGTCTATGTTAGAGGGTAGATTGATCTTATTTTTTTGCGTCAATAATACTGAGTTTAATAGTTTTGGGAAAATAGGTTTAAAAAGTTTATATTCTATTGGTACCTATGCAAAGATTGTTCAAGTTGTAAAAGTTACTGAAACTTTAATAAAAATTTTAGTTGACTGTCAAGATAGGGTTGTTATAAGAAGTATTTTCAAAAAGGGTAATTACTTTAGAGCAAAAGTTGATTTTATATCTGATAAATGTGAACTTAATAGCGAACTTTTTACTTATGCTAAATTTTTAAGAGAGTCTTATGAGACTTATAGATCTTATTTTTCTGTTAAAACATTAGAAGATGATTATGATAGTAGTAAGTTTTTTGATAGTCCAGCTAAGCTTGTTGATATTATAGCATCTAGTGTGAATTTTGGATATAAAGCCAAAGTAGAGCTTTTACAAGAATTAAATATTCAGATTAGAATAGAAAAATTAATTATAAATTTAAATATTGAGACTGAGCTTTTAGTTCTTAAGAAAGATATTAAGGATAAGGTTAAGACTAGACTCGACAAGGGACAAAGAGAATATTTTTTAAATGAGCAAATTAAGGAAATTCAGAGAAGATTAGGTAAGGATGAAACTGATTATCTTAAGAGATTAAATTCTAAGGATGTTCCTGAGGATATTAAATCTAGAATCGAAAGGGAAATATCTAGATTGGCTCGTATGAATACAAATTCACCAGACACTAATATTGTTAGAAACTATGTCGAGTTGTTGCTTGATCTACCTTGGAATGAGAATACTGTTATGAGGAATTCTTTAAATGAGATTGAATTTATTTTAAAAAATTCTCATTATGGTATGAATGAAGCTAAAGAAAAAATAATGAATTTTTTAGCAGTTTATCACATTAATTCTAAAGTTCAAGCACCCATTTTATGTCTGGTAGGTCCACCAGGTACTGGGAAAACTTCTGTTGCATTATCTATTGCTAAATCTCTTTCTAGGAAATTTGCGAAAATTTTCCTTGGTGGGTTAAGGGATGAAACAGATATTAGAGGACATCGAAGGTCTTATATTGGGGCTCTTCCAGGCGTTTTTATTAATGCAGTCAAAGTGGCTGGAGAATCTAATCCTGTGATTCTGCTTGATGAAATAGATAAGATTAACAGTACTTATAAAGGAAATCCAGAAGCAGCACTTTTAGAAGTTTTGGATTCTGAGCAAAACTCCAGATTTGTTGACCATTATTTAGATATTCCTTATGATCTTTCTAAAGTGTTGTTTGTAGCAACAGCCAATTCTTTGCATGGAATTTCTAAGCCTCTTCTTGACCGGATGGAAATCATTAAGGTAGAAGGGTATTCTTGTATTGAAAAATTAAAAATTGCAAATAATTTTTTAATACCAAGTATAATTAAAGAAAGTTTTTTAAATAAAGTTTATATAAAAATAGAAGATGATGTTATTTTGCACATAATCAGAAACTATACTATGGAGTCTGGAGTTAGAAATTTGAAAAGAGTTCTGACTAATTTAATTAGAATGGTTGTGAGAGAATTGCTTTATGTTTATTCAAGGGAAGATATAATTGAAGGAAATTTCTATTTTCCAAGTTCTTTGATTCATGGTAGTAATTCACTCTTTACTCATGATCCTGATATTCCTGGTATTTACAAAATAATTAATATGAAGAATTTTCATTTTTATATTGATTGCGAATATAAATTTAATCTAATTAAGGTCGATTCTTCTGGATTTGTTTATGGTCTTGCCTGGACAAGTTATGGAGGGGCTGTCTTGCCTGTTGAGGCTATTAAATTTGATAAGAAAGGGGATATCATTTTAACAGGTAGTCTTGGAACTGTTATGAAGGAAAGTGCACAACTTGCTTATTCTGTTGTAAAAACTTATTCTTCTAAGCTTAATTTTGATATAAATGAAATTCCTGAAATTCATCTTCATTTTCCAGAGGGAGCTATACCAAAAGATGGCCCTTCTGCTGGAATTACTATTGCAACAGCGATAGCTTCTGTATTGTCTGATAAAAAAGTACCCCTAGATCTTGCTATGACAGGAGAGGTTACTCTTAAGGGTTCGGTTCTTCCTGTAGGAGGCATTAAAGAAAAGGTACTTTCAGCTTATAGAAATGGTATAAATAAAATTATTTTACCAAAAGATAATGAAAAAGATTATATTAAACTACCAGAAGAGATTAGAGATAATATTTATGTTAAGTATGTATCTCATTTAGGGGAGGTATTTGATTACTTAAATATTATTTAGAGGTTTTTATATGTTAAAATTTACTAAGGAGGATTTATGAAGGATGGAATCAGAAAACCTTCAGGAAACAGAATGTCATTTAATTCTCAAGGTCCTGATAAAAACGTAATTAAAAATAACCTTTCATCTTTTTCAAAGAGTAATTTTGGAAAGAGCTTTACTAAAAAGAAGAAAGGCAAGTAGAAGTATAAGGCATGGCTATTATTAGCCATGCCTATACTTCTACTTTTAAGCTCTCTTAGAATAGTATTCAACAATCATTTGTTCATTTGCAAGAATAGATATTTCATCTCTTGAGGGAAGGCGGACTACCTTTACCTGCAAAGTATCAGCATTCACTTCTATCCAAGTTGGTAATTTACGAAGGGATGATGTTCTTTCTATATTTGATCTGACCAGTTTTTTTAAGTTGTCTTTTTCTTTTACTTGTATCACATCGTTTGCTCTTAGGGTAATGGATGGAATTGTAACTTTTCTTCCATTAAGCATGATGATACCATGTGAAACCACTTGTCTTGCGTGAGCTCTTGAAATGGCAAATCCAGCTCTGTATACAACATTGTCAATCCTTCTTTCAAGTAATGCTAAAAGATTATCTCCTGTAACCCCATGTTGTCTTCTTGCTTCCTTAAAAATATTGGTAAGTTGCCTTTCACTTATGCCGTAAGTAAACTTTACTTTTTGCTTTTCTATTAGTTGTTTTCCATATTCTGTGGTTTTGGCTCTTCTAGATCTTCCATGCATTCCAGGTGGATTTGGCTTTTTTTTAAGTAATTTGTCGTACTTAGGCTGCTCAAATATATTAACACCAAATCGCCTTACCAGCTTCCCTTTAGCTATATTTTTTCTATTCATTAATTCCTCACGTTTACAAATAGCAGGGGTAGGATTTGAACCTACGACCTTCGGGTTATGAGCCCGACGAGCTACCAAACTGCTCCACCCTGCATCTTACGGTAAAGTTTAACACAATTTTATTTGAAGTGTCAATCAATTTTGTTTTGCTATATTAAAACGTATATTTCACATATTTCTTTATGGTGTTTTTTTATGATTTTTTTTATGTTTTCTATTTTTTGTATTAACTTTTTTAA harbors:
- the tig gene encoding trigger factor → MILNNNVRLISDSKVETVIRVSKEFVKDKYNEILQDYSSRLKVKGFRTGKVPSSLIEGKYSDNIKSLTIEKIIHQSLEEFFKSSIYKPLSYAAPKILDERLEIDFEKDFEFTFVYEAYPEFEIPDISDVEVKIPEVTISDSDVEEELKLLQFENSMIVNDSGDVKLGNIVKVDFIELDDSLSEILTTKRQDFVFTVGESHNYYGIDNDILGMKKDEERIVEKSYDSDYKFSELANSFKRLKVVIKDIKKRDIPELNDDFAKDIKDSFNTLVELKEHIRENMLRLVKEKSESLKLSKLLSDIVNRLNIEVPPAMFEAEFKKTLSEFSKKNKINFEQLDNFSTGFEGVGDILKDNVLKQLKSKLVFQKMVDNDLTEITEVDLESELVKQAKDAKMGFADIKKFYEDNNLLEILKDEIKRQKVKDKILKNVKEVKLKKVNFKDFINYKTGE
- the clpP gene encoding ATP-dependent Clp endopeptidase proteolytic subunit ClpP, whose amino-acid sequence is MYNLVPTVVEHTGNYERVFDIYSRLLRDRIIFLSGEINDMRADTVIAQLLFLESEDPKKDIYVYINSPGGSITSGLAIYDTMQYIKSDVRTICIGQAASMAAFLLAGGTIGKRESLSYSRIMIHQPWGGIGGQASDINIQANEIIRLKRLIIDIMSDKMGVSKEKLSLDIERDYFMTPKDALDYGIIDNILIRN
- the clpX gene encoding ATP-dependent protease ATP-binding subunit ClpX, whose product is MARSKGQKIEGCSFCGRTKIEAEGRIISSKSVAICFECSRICYNLFQEESEQPKSSKSLKKLPTPKQLKSHLDRYIIGQEDAKKVLSVAVYNHYKRIFRSNKNESGVELEKSNILIVGPTGSGKTLLAKKLAAEMNVPFTIADATTLTEAGYVGEDVENILLKLIHAAHGDVSFAERGIIYIDEIDKIAKKGENVSITRDVSGEGVQQSLLKIIEGTIANVPPRGGRKHPYEDTIEINTHNILFICGGAFVGLENIIKKRINKSSIGFSSAGRKDSREDNVLKYLEMEDLVKFGLIPEFVGRLPVHSYLEKLEKEDLIKILVEPENSIVRQYCHMFKMDNVDLVFEKDALEVIAEEAMIKNTGARGLRSILEELLKDVMFEIPSTKQIKKVIVTKESVLNSDIEPLILTGKHINKPWAKELYEINCKSN
- the lon gene encoding endopeptidase La — translated: MKSIVNLISAKKDDLPVIFLNKDVFFPNVTLWATFDDIDSINAVYQSMLEGRLILFFCVNNTEFNSFGKIGLKSLYSIGTYAKIVQVVKVTETLIKILVDCQDRVVIRSIFKKGNYFRAKVDFISDKCELNSELFTYAKFLRESYETYRSYFSVKTLEDDYDSSKFFDSPAKLVDIIASSVNFGYKAKVELLQELNIQIRIEKLIINLNIETELLVLKKDIKDKVKTRLDKGQREYFLNEQIKEIQRRLGKDETDYLKRLNSKDVPEDIKSRIEREISRLARMNTNSPDTNIVRNYVELLLDLPWNENTVMRNSLNEIEFILKNSHYGMNEAKEKIMNFLAVYHINSKVQAPILCLVGPPGTGKTSVALSIAKSLSRKFAKIFLGGLRDETDIRGHRRSYIGALPGVFINAVKVAGESNPVILLDEIDKINSTYKGNPEAALLEVLDSEQNSRFVDHYLDIPYDLSKVLFVATANSLHGISKPLLDRMEIIKVEGYSCIEKLKIANNFLIPSIIKESFLNKVYIKIEDDVILHIIRNYTMESGVRNLKRVLTNLIRMVVRELLYVYSREDIIEGNFYFPSSLIHGSNSLFTHDPDIPGIYKIINMKNFHFYIDCEYKFNLIKVDSSGFVYGLAWTSYGGAVLPVEAIKFDKKGDIILTGSLGTVMKESAQLAYSVVKTYSSKLNFDINEIPEIHLHFPEGAIPKDGPSAGITIATAIASVLSDKKVPLDLAMTGEVTLKGSVLPVGGIKEKVLSAYRNGINKIILPKDNEKDYIKLPEEIRDNIYVKYVSHLGEVFDYLNII
- the rpsD gene encoding 30S ribosomal protein S4, whose translation is MNRKNIAKGKLVRRFGVNIFEQPKYDKLLKKKPNPPGMHGRSRRAKTTEYGKQLIEKQKVKFTYGISERQLTNIFKEARRQHGVTGDNLLALLERRIDNVVYRAGFAISRAHARQVVSHGIIMLNGRKVTIPSITLRANDVIQVKEKDNLKKLVRSNIERTSSLRKLPTWIEVNADTLQVKVVRLPSRDEISILANEQMIVEYYSKRA